In Phreatobacter stygius, a genomic segment contains:
- a CDS encoding penicillin-binding protein activator — protein sequence MSAAMVLGLAGCSGLNVGGSAPGGPAATPPNAQAAPGAGTTIGTGSVKIALLLPLSASGPASGTATSLRNAAEMAMAEFQGPDLTILVKDDGGTTEGAQAATQAALQEGAELILGPLLAESVRGAAAVARPAGKPIMAYSTDVSVATRGVYLMSITPQATVERIVQYAAQQGKRSYAAFVPNSAFGQVVQGAFQEAVSRSGGRVVAIETFPLEPAGVTAAAAKLAGIANQIDAIFVPDPYDGAAIRALSAAGIDTRRVQVLGVSTWVGNRGAAQAAPTAVYAAPDGAGFQSFAGRYRARFGQDPTRIASLTYDSVSLVAALVRTQGTQRFSESVLTNDSGFNGVDGLFRFRADGTPQRGLAVIQAGGRVVSPAPRSFGGGS from the coding sequence TTGTCGGCCGCCATGGTGCTCGGGCTTGCCGGTTGTTCCGGTCTGAATGTCGGGGGCTCGGCGCCCGGCGGCCCGGCAGCGACGCCGCCGAACGCGCAAGCCGCGCCAGGCGCGGGCACGACGATCGGCACCGGCTCGGTGAAGATCGCGCTCCTGCTGCCGCTGTCGGCCAGCGGACCGGCCAGCGGCACGGCGACCAGCCTGCGCAACGCCGCCGAAATGGCCATGGCGGAATTCCAGGGGCCGGACCTGACCATCCTGGTCAAGGATGACGGCGGCACCACCGAGGGCGCGCAAGCGGCAACCCAGGCGGCCCTTCAGGAGGGCGCCGAACTCATTCTCGGGCCGCTGCTGGCGGAATCGGTGCGCGGCGCCGCGGCCGTCGCCCGGCCCGCCGGCAAGCCGATCATGGCCTATTCCACCGATGTCAGCGTCGCCACCCGCGGCGTCTATCTGATGAGCATTACGCCCCAGGCGACGGTCGAGCGGATCGTTCAATATGCGGCCCAGCAGGGCAAGCGTTCTTATGCCGCCTTCGTGCCGAACTCGGCTTTCGGACAGGTCGTGCAGGGCGCGTTCCAGGAGGCGGTGAGCCGCTCGGGCGGACGCGTCGTCGCGATCGAGACCTTCCCGCTCGAACCGGCCGGCGTCACGGCAGCGGCGGCCAAGCTCGCCGGCATCGCCAATCAGATCGATGCCATCTTCGTCCCGGATCCCTATGACGGTGCGGCGATCCGCGCGCTCTCGGCGGCCGGCATCGACACCCGGCGTGTCCAGGTGCTGGGCGTCAGCACCTGGGTCGGCAATCGCGGCGCCGCGCAGGCGGCCCCGACCGCCGTCTATGCCGCGCCCGATGGCGCCGGCTTCCAGAGCTTTGCCGGCCGCTATCGCGCCCGCTTCGGTCAGGATCCGACGCGCATCGCCTCGCTCACCTATGACTCGGTGTCGCTCGTCGCCGCGCTCGTCCGCACCCAGGGCACCCAGCGTTTCTCGGAGAGCGTGCTGACCAACGACTCGGGCTTCAACGGTGTCGACGGCCTGTTCCGCTTCCGCGCCGACGGCACGCCGCAACGCGGCCTGGCGGTGATCCAGGCAGGCGGACGCGTGGTCAGCCCGGCGCCGCGTTCGTTCGGCGGCGGCTCCTGA